A single window of Montipora capricornis isolate CH-2021 chromosome 14, ASM3666992v2, whole genome shotgun sequence DNA harbors:
- the LOC138032198 gene encoding uncharacterized protein → MAGKKQRSSYRPKRKGKGFGGSKRKGKLGENTPLAAAIIDRETPSTSHEEPDLSDSECAQPLSSSAKKMKLYHSPDESSKCLDDESTEQCEATGYRLINLESLSSVLSEAHECEEANIILQENESGRAGLKSDLTITCSACDESISFQTSANITKRGKSFDVNKSG, encoded by the exons ATGGCTGGAAAAAAGCAGAGAAGCAGCTACAGGCCTAAACGAAAGGGTAAAGGATTTGGCGGATCGAAAAGAAAGGGGAAACTTGGTGAAAACACTCCGTTAGCAGCAGCAATAATCGATCGAGAAACACCGAGCACCTCTCATGAGGAACCAGACTTGTCAGACTCTGAATGTGCTCAACCACTCAGTTCATCAGCGAAGAAGATGAAGCTCTATCATTCACCAGACGAATCTTCAAAATGTTTGGATGACGAATCAACTGAGCAATGCGAAGCAACTGGTTACAGACTAATTAACTTGGAAAGTCTGTCTTCAGTGCTCTCTGAGGCACATGAATGTGAAGAAG caAACATCATtcttcaagaaaatgaaagtggTCGGGCTGGCTTAAAGTCTGACCTAACTATTACTTGTAGTGCTTGTGATGAAAGCATTTCATTCCAGACATCAGCTAACATTACAAAAAGGGGAAAGTCCTTCGATGTAAACAAATCTGGATAG